Genomic segment of Tachysurus fulvidraco isolate hzauxx_2018 chromosome 22, HZAU_PFXX_2.0, whole genome shotgun sequence:
TTTCACATAAATGTCTGATAAATTAAATGCCTGCAGTGGATTCAAAGAATGTTTTGAGCTCAAACAACAACAGTTGTCGAAGTGAATCATCACAGACACGTCGAGCTGATATCGATAAACGGACCGAGCCGATGTTTACGGTGACGTATAAAGCGTTATCTGTAAAAATGACAAGAGACGTTAACGTGACGTCTAAGATGAAGTGAGTGTAAGCAGACTGAAGTGAAGGAAACACGTCTGAACACATGAATAATATTCATCAATCGCAGAGTAATGTAATGGAACCATCATGATCGTGCTGGTGAGCATCATGTCTGTGGTGTAACGCTGACATGCACATCTGTGGTCATTTTAGCTAAACAGAGAAGTCAAATCTCTTATGAACGACACACAGCTTTTGGTTAAAAGCATTCGTGCTTTCCACTGCAGAGACGTTATACGAATGTGTGGTAAACAAGGTCTGTACACTTCACTCACATGTTCTACGTTGATGTTGGCCTTCGCGCTCGTCTCCATGAACTTGATGCCATACTCTAAGGCCAGCTgaagacaaaagacaacacTTTTAAACCATTAGCTGAGATGCTAACAAATGTTTTGTGGTGTATTTTTGAGGTTGCATCAGCACATCTTTCAAGCGAGAAACTAGAGAGGAGTGTTAGGGAGAAGAGGGCAGGAAGTTAAGGGTGGCAGTTAATATTGTTGTCTAAAACACTTGTTAATCTTGTACTCAAATCTAAAAGGAGTTTGAGGATCTTTACACTACTGATATATTTatcagtattttatatatatttatattaaaaaaaaaaagtggtgtcTTTATCTGacaggttattattattacagtgtgtggtgaaaTTTAACCAGtgattttaatttagtttttgaTTAGAAACAGATGCAAGTATCAAAATCTCTCTGGGGCTGAGGGTAGGGTTGGAACAACCAGACTTTACAGCTCAGGAATGAAGCAGGATGTCGAgcaaattaaagaataaattacATAAGCATTCcagtaaactaaaaaaatacaaataaagaagCTATGTGAGTGAGACAAGAAGTGCCAATCAAGTGACTGAAATGAAAAACGCATTACACCATGACAGACATCATCACAGCTGATCTGCATCCTTTTTCCTCACCTTCTCTCCTCTGTCTTTGGAAACTTGTCGCTTCTCATTGATGTCACATTTGTTGCCCAGAATCATCTTCTCCACATCTGCTGATGCATGCTGAGTAAGAGGTGAAGAGTTGAGTTATAAATCAGATCACGGTTGATTTTGTGCAGTATTTATATGATCAGCAATAAATCCTCACCTCTTCTATGTTTCTAATCCAATTTTTGATGTTGTCAAAGGACTTTTCGTTGGTGATGTCATACACCAGCATAATGCCCTGATCACAGGAGTGAATACAttagtgtgtttattaatctaTATTAATTATAGATGCAGCATTACATAAATTCAGAATGTTCACGAACTCACCATCGCGCCTCTATAATACGCCGTTGTGATCGTCCTGAATCGCTCCTGTCCTGCTGTGTCCCTGCAGGTCACACAGTTAAACTCTATGAGACTTAGGATTCAGATCAATTTCGACACACAGCCAGAAACCAGATTAGTGCTCGGGCTGGATTCACAAAATATCTTAATCCAACATGGAGAGATGTCCAAAAACATAAGAGTGGCTTCTTTAAACCTGCTCATGAGAGTACCTTAGTAAGGAAGTGACAGAATTCTACAAGAGCTACAATTCAATTTGTTCATCTGTTTAGCTAATTTTCAGCATAAACAAATGACACAATGTACAATAATTCTAGGACAACCCTAACCAGAGGACTGATTAACAGGTTAATTAACTATTATTATGATGCCTAGCTGACCGTAATCACAGCTTTGTAGCTGCTGTAATGGAAGCGATCAGATGATAAACAGAGTCGAGACGTTTCCCACGAACCTGCACTGCATTAATGTTTGACTCCTGGGAAAGAGCATAGTTAATAAATCCTTGCAATACAGTACTGGATTTCCTAGCAGATTAAGTAACTGCATCCTGATTAACTCCATAATAAACCCCATCGCTACGGAGACAATGCCCTTGTTATGATTAAATATCACAATCTCTAATTAAGTCTAATTGCATAAACATGAACCAGTTCAATTTCTGGAGCAAATCCTTTGCTGTGACTTAACCACTCATTTACACTTAAATGAATAATTCAGCTAAAGTCAGATCATCAGTCCAGAGATGAGTGAAAGGGCTGGAGATGTTAGCTTAAATggaggatttttctttttatttaaactcaGTAAATCAATGACAGCTGAGCTAATTCCAAAAACCTGCAGCTGAAAAAAAGTGGTTTATTTGTTGATAAAGTATGTGATTACTCCTCTTTGCATAAAATTCAGACTGCTGTATCTCATCAGTATGTGATATTAGTCAAACGTGGTAACGTGAAGTGaaactacaaaacaaaataggTTACTGTTTcatagcaacagctcgttcATAGTTTCAGGACTGACACTCCTCGCTCTGAAACCCACATGTATAATCACTGATATGagctgacatttatttaacgTTATTTATAAGGCGTCTCGAGGGTCAGTGCTTTGAAGCCATCATTATGTCTGTTTGCCACAGGACTTCGTgctttttctccaaaaaaaaaaaagacaggcagTTTTTGtctaactaactaaaaaaaaaagaaaaaaaaaaaaacccaaaaaggcAGATAAGGAAAAGATGGTTTAActtattaattaacattaagcGTAGCTAAAAATGGATAGAaagtaagaggaataaaatccTGGATAAAAGTTGTTCTGTTATTAGAATATTATAAACATCTGGATGATAACGATTTTCTGTCAAGTTGCATCACACACGGGCGCCAATTGTTTAGCTAGGAGGTTACTCATTAAAAGTAACACTGCTGCCATGGCAACCAATTGTGAACACAAAATGTATGTCAAGGGCCCAAGTACAAAGTAACGATTCGTCAGCCTTACACGTCACCTgtatatttcagtttaaaaggAACCAGAATCAGCTGACAGTCCATGTGAGGCCTTTAAGTAGAAGACACAAAACATACCATATTTGTAACTTGATCTTCTTGCCATCTAACTCTATTGTCCTAATCTTGAAATCGATAcctgcaaaataataataaataaaaaagattaaacaAGAAGTACATGAAGCAAGGCATAAACAATCAGCTGGacaggttctctctctctctcagacctcTGATTCTATAAAAGTACAAGATGTCAGGAAAAGGCCTTGATGTAGCTGAGATACTGTTCACTTCCTCTAATACTGATCATGACTACAAAAGTGCATTAAAACACTTCctcagcttcacacacacacacacacacacacacacacacacacacacacacacacacacacacaaataaagttCATGCTAAAGATGCCACACGTGATCAAAACCTGCTAGATATTTCCACTAGACGTCAAATGTCACCTGGACATAATAAAAACGTTTAAAATGCATCTGATAAACTTGAATTGATAA
This window contains:
- the rab8a gene encoding ras-related protein Rab-8A — its product is MAKTYDYLFKLLLIGDSGVGKTCVLFRFSEDAFNSTFISTIGIDFKIRTIELDGKKIKLQIWDTAGQERFRTITTAYYRGAMGIMLVYDITNEKSFDNIKNWIRNIEEHASADVEKMILGNKCDINEKRQVSKDRGEKLALEYGIKFMETSAKANINVEHAFLTLARDIKAKMDTKLEGNNPQSNQGVKITTEQQKKSSFFRCVLL